The following proteins are encoded in a genomic region of Ursus arctos isolate Adak ecotype North America unplaced genomic scaffold, UrsArc2.0 scaffold_32, whole genome shotgun sequence:
- the DFFB gene encoding DNA fragmentation factor subunit beta isoform X2, producing the protein MLAVFRKPKTFKLRALHSQEKFGVAGRSCQEVLQKGCLHLQLPVAGSRLCLYEDGTELTGDYFWSVPDNSELVVLTSGQTWQGYVSDLSRFLSAFHKPHAGLIQAARQLLSDEQAPLRQKLLADLLHTVSENIAAETRDEDPPWFEGLESRFQSKSGYLRYSCESRIRSYLREVHSYASMVGVEARGEYSRVADLMCHKLRAAGYNGSYFDRGAKAGGRLCTPEGWFCCQGPFDVDTCASKHSINPYGNRESRVLFSTWNLDHMCAASGRRFSQKPGRGTETPGI; encoded by the exons ATGTTGGCGGTGTTCCGGAAGCCCAAGACGTTCAAGCTGCGGGCTCTGCACAGCCAGGAGAAGTTCGGGGTGGCGGGGAGGAGCTGCCAGGAGGTGCTGCAGAAGGGGTGCCTCCACTTGCAG CTCCCGGTCGCCGGCTCCCGCCTGTGCCTCTACGAAGATGGCACGGAGCTGACTGGAGATTACTTTTGGAGCGTCCCTGACAACTCGGAGCTGGTGGTTCTCACCTCGGGCCAGACCTGGCAAGGCT ATGTGAGTGACCTCAGTCGCTTCCTCAGCGCGTTCCACAAGCCGCACGCGGGGCTCATCCAGGCCGCCCGGCAGCTGCTTTCCGACGAGCAGGCCCCGCTGCGGCAGAAGCTGCTGGCCGACCTCCTGCACACAGTCAGTGAGAACATCGCGGCCGAGACCAGGGACGAGGACCCGCCGTGGTTTGAAG GTTTGGAGTCCCGATTCCAGAGTAAGTCTGGGTACCTGAGGTACAGCTGCGAGAGCCGGATCCGGAGCTACCTGAGAGAG gTGCACTCTTACGCCTCCATGGTCGGTGTGGAGGCTCGGGGGGAGTATTCCCGCGTTGCTGATCTCATGTGCCACAAGCTCCGGGCGGCGGGGTACAACGGCAGCTACTTCGACAGAGGCGCCAAGGCGGGAGGCCGGCTCTGCACGCCGGAAGGCTGGTTCTGCTGCCAG GGTCCTTTTGACGTGGACACCTGTGCCTCCAAACACTCCATCAATCCCTATGGTAACAGGGAGAGCCGGGTCCTCTTCAGCACGTGGAACCTGGACCACAT